The Hyalangium gracile genomic sequence GGTTCACGTCGGCGACGACGTCGCAGATGGCGCTGACGCTGGCCCGGCCGGAGGGTAATGGGCCGGGCGGCAAGGGGCTGGCGCTGTTCTTCGTGGAGACGCGCAACGCGGACGGGCGGCTGAATGGCATCTTGATCAACCGGCTGAAGGACAAGCTGGGGACGAAGAAGGTGCCGACGGCGGAGCTGACGCTGGACGGGACGCTGGCGGTGCCGGTGGCGGGGCTGACGGACGGCATCCGGAACATGGCGTGGATGCTGAACGTGACGCGCACGTGGAACGCGATGGGCAGCGCATGGGCGATGCGGCGGGCGATGGCGCTGTCGAAGGACTACGCGACGCGGCGGGTGCAGTTCGGGGCGAAGCTGGCGGAGAAGCCGCTGCACGTGGACACGCTGGCGGGGATGGAGGCGGAGACGCACGGGGCGTTCCTGATGGCGTTCCGGGCGGCGGAGCTGCTGGGGCGGATGGAGGCGAAGGTGGCGACCGAGGAGGAGCTGCTGCTGCAGCGCCTGGTGACGCCGCTGGCGAAGCTGACGACGGGCAAGCAGGTGGTGGCGACGACGTCCGAGGCGGTGGAGGGCTTCGGCGGGGCGGGCTACGTGGAGGACACGTACCTGCCGCGGCTGCTGGCGGACGCGCAGGTGCTGAGCATCTGGGAGGGCACGACGAACGTGCTGTCGCTGGATGCGCTGCGGGCGCTGGCGAAGGAAGGGACGCTGGACGTGTTCCACGCGGACGTGGAGCGGCGGCTGGCGACGGCGAAGGACTCGGGGCTGAAGCCGTGCGTGAGGGCGGCGGAGGATGCGCTGGAGCACGCGCGGAGCTGGGTGTCGGGCGCGCTGGCGAACCCGATGGGGCTGGAGGCGGGGGCGCGGCGGTTCTCGCTGACGCTGGGGCGGACGCTGGAGCTGGCGATGCTGGTGGAGCACGCGCAGTGGTGCCTGGACAACGGCCACGGGCCGCGGGTGCTGGCGGCGGCACGGCGGTTCACGCGGCACGGCGTGGACCTGATCTCGGACATGGATCTGGATGACTCACGGCTGTTGGCATAGGTCGCCCTCTTGAAGCGGCACAGGCCCTCCAAGAAGAGCCTCGACCCAGCGGAAGCCAAGAAGGAGGTGGAAGAAGTCTTTTCCACCTACCGAAGTTCCCTGGCCAGCGCCCGAGACAACGAAGCAACGACTCGGATAACGCTGGTGGACAGGATTCTGGCTGCCGTCGGCTGGCAGCCAGAAGAGATTGATCGCGAAGTCCCCTCGGGAGTGGGGACATTTCTCGACTACGAGCTATGGGACAACGAGCGCCCGTGGATGCTGATTGAGTCCAAGCGTGCGGGAGATCCGTTCAAGCTCGAATCCAGCGCCAGGTCGTCAACCACGACCGAGTTTCATGACATCGGCAGATTACTCCGAAGTGGAGGGCGCGATTTAAAGGAGGCATTCACCCAGGCCGCCGAGTACTGCAACAACTGTGGAATCCCCCTGGCTTGCATCACCAATGGGGTGCAGTGGCTCTTCTTCCGGGGACTCTCATCGCCTGATCGGCCCTGGCATCACGGCGTCGCGCTGACCTTCGCGACGATGGATGAGGTCATCAACCGGTTCGACACCTTCTTCATGTCCATCGGGCGGACGTCCGCCGGGACCCAGCATCTCCTCCAGCATCTGGATCGCCCCTCTCCCGCGGCACCGCCCACCGCCTTCGTTCCCAACGAGTACCTGAAAACGCGCAAGCCCGATCCCAACTCGCAGACGACACCTCATCTGCGCGCCGTTTGTGACTTCCTGCTAGGTGAGATTCACGGTGCCAATCGTCAGGAGATGATGCGGCATTGCTATATCGAGCCTGGCGTCGAGGCAGAGTTCGAGAAGAGCGTTCAGCGTCTGCTGCGTGACACCGCCCAGACGCTCGAGAGCACTCACGACACCATTGCCCACGTGGACTCGAGACGCTTCGTCGAAGAGGTCTCCATCCAAGAGAGCTT encodes the following:
- a CDS encoding acyl-CoA dehydrogenase family protein codes for the protein MSFFQEPPRLGNQYDDDALLQSYLARQLPEELRRSVTEELRELGELSGKYFYEFQLRDRLNEPVLTQWDAWGQRVDRIELTPLWKEAEALTAKRGLVAVAYEQKSGALSRLHQFALNYVIQPSLDVYSCPLAMTDGAARTLLQLGNQELISRALPHLASRDPATFWTSGQWMTERTGGSDVGLTQTVARQTPEGWRLYGTKWFTSATTSQMALTLARPEGNGPGGKGLALFFVETRNADGRLNGILINRLKDKLGTKKVPTAELTLDGTLAVPVAGLTDGIRNMAWMLNVTRTWNAMGSAWAMRRAMALSKDYATRRVQFGAKLAEKPLHVDTLAGMEAETHGAFLMAFRAAELLGRMEAKVATEEELLLQRLVTPLAKLTTGKQVVATTSEAVEGFGGAGYVEDTYLPRLLADAQVLSIWEGTTNVLSLDALRALAKEGTLDVFHADVERRLATAKDSGLKPCVRAAEDALEHARSWVSGALANPMGLEAGARRFSLTLGRTLELAMLVEHAQWCLDNGHGPRVLAAARRFTRHGVDLISDMDLDDSRLLA